Below is a window of Corallococcus silvisoli DNA.
AAATCACGGAGACGGACGTACCCTGAGCGGCACGGCGCGCCAGCGTGTTCTTGATGACCTTGTACTCGACCTTGCCCTCGCGGAACTTGCGACGCAGCTTGGTGACGGTCTCCACGTCCACCTTGGAGAATTCGGCGACAACCGCCGTCTTCGTCCGGGCGAACTTCTCGTGGAGCTCCTTGATCATTTCTTCCTTCTCGCTCTTCAGCACCTTGACTCACCTCCTTCATGGCCCGACCGGACGGTCGGGCGTGATGCCTGGGCCAAAGTGGCAGAGCGAGAGGGGGGCCTCCGAGAGGCACCACACCGCACCTCCAGTCTCGGCAGGGCTGACCTTGCGGCCGTTTGAACCAGGAGTGGATGGACGGCCCGACCGGTTGCCCGGTTCCCAACGGACGCGTCTTCTCCCTTCCAGGTCCCTGCTGTCATGAACCAGGTCGGAACGCCGCGTCTCTCGACATGGCGCTCCAATTGCAAAAGCCGGGGGCCTATACCCCCGGCTTTCGCAAAGATCCAGCACTTTCTATCGAACGGACGTTCAGCGGATGACGGGAGGGACGCTCCCCGTTGAGGAGCGCACCCTTCCCTACCCACCCGGGCACCCTGGGACTAGCGGTGACGCGCCAGGATTTCCGTGGTGTCGAGCTTGATGCCCGGCCCCATGGTCGTCGAGATGGCGATGCCCTTCAGGTACACGCCCTTGGCGGTGGCCGGCTTGAGCTTCATCACCAGGTCCACCAGCGCGTTGAAGTTCGCCTCGAGCTTGTCCGCGGCGAAGGAGGCCTTGCCCATCTTCGCGTGGACGATGCCCGCCTTCTCCGCGCGGAAGTCCACCTTACCGCCCTTGGAGTCGCGGATGGCCTTGGCGACATCCATGGTCACCGTGCCCACCTTCGGGTTCGGCATGAGGCCGCGGGGACCGAGCACCTTACCGAGGCGGCCGACGACGCCCATCATGTCCGGCGTCGCGATGACGGTGTCGAAGTCGAGGAAGCCCTCCTCGATGCGCTTCTGGAGGTCCTCCGCGCCCACGATGTCCGCGCCGGCGTTGGTGGCCTCGGTGGCGCGCTCGCCCTTGGCGAACACGGCGACGCGCACGGTGGCGCCGGTGCCGTGCGGGAGCACCACGGCGCCACGGACCATCTGGTCCGCGTGCTTCGGGTCCACGCCCAGGTTGATGGCGACATCCACCGTCTGGTCGTACTTCGTCGCGCGCGAGTCCACCGTCTTCTTCAGCAGCGCGAAGCCCTCGGCGACTGCGTAGCGCTTGTTGCGGTCCACCAGCTCGGAGGACGCGCGGAACTTCTTTCCATTGGTAGCCATGGCAGGAATCCTTGAGAGATGGGGCGGGCTAGCCGACGACGTCGATGCCCATGGAGCGCGCGGTGCCAGCAATGGTGTTCATGCAGGCTTCGATGGACGCGGCGGTGGTGTCCTGGATCTTCTTGTTGGCGATCTCCTCGAGCTGCTTGCGGGTGATCTGCCCCACCTTCTCCTTGCCCGGCTTCTTCGCGCCCGAACCCTTCTTCTTCTCCGTGTGGAGACCCGCGGCCTTCTTGATGAGGATGGCGGCGGGGGGCGTCTTCAGGATGAAGGTGAAGGAGCGGTCCTGATACACGGTGATGATCACCGGGATGATCAGACCCTCCTTGGCCTCCGCCTGCGTCTTGGCGTTGAACTGCTTGCAGAACTCCATGATGTTCACACCCTGCTGACCGAGGGCGGGACCGATCGGCGGGGCGGGGTTCGCCTTGCCGGCGGGGATCTGCAACTTGACCTGACCTGTGACCTTCTTCATCGGCGGACTGCTGCCTTTCGAGAGGGTGGTTCCAACGGGTCGCCAGACGGGACGACCCTCCCACCCGTTGATCCACGCCCTTCACTCGGGCGCGGAAGACTGGG
It encodes the following:
- the rplA gene encoding 50S ribosomal protein L1, with protein sequence MATNGKKFRASSELVDRNKRYAVAEGFALLKKTVDSRATKYDQTVDVAINLGVDPKHADQMVRGAVVLPHGTGATVRVAVFAKGERATEATNAGADIVGAEDLQKRIEEGFLDFDTVIATPDMMGVVGRLGKVLGPRGLMPNPKVGTVTMDVAKAIRDSKGGKVDFRAEKAGIVHAKMGKASFAADKLEANFNALVDLVMKLKPATAKGVYLKGIAISTTMGPGIKLDTTEILARHR
- the rplK gene encoding 50S ribosomal protein L11, translated to MKKVTGQVKLQIPAGKANPAPPIGPALGQQGVNIMEFCKQFNAKTQAEAKEGLIIPVIITVYQDRSFTFILKTPPAAILIKKAAGLHTEKKKGSGAKKPGKEKVGQITRKQLEEIANKKIQDTTAASIEACMNTIAGTARSMGIDVVG